A region from the Musa acuminata AAA Group cultivar baxijiao chromosome BXJ1-10, Cavendish_Baxijiao_AAA, whole genome shotgun sequence genome encodes:
- the LOC135596116 gene encoding glycosyltransferase BC10-like isoform X1 translates to MPAPRHRARSRRPLWIIAMILLVCTMLIVLYVYPPQRYSACYLMSSHVCSPLMEWLPPVRTRVYSDDELAARVVIRDILSAPAVESKNPKIAFMFLTAGSLPFEKLWEKFFLGYEGRFSIYVHASTEKPVHVSPLFIGTDIHSEKVAWGKISMVEAEKRLLVNALQDTDNQHFVLLSDSCVPLHNFDYVYNYLTGTNISFIDCFEDPGPHGTGRYSENMLPEIEKEDFRKGAQWFSIKRQHALLILADGVYYTKFKLYCRMVDPGGIANWSVTHVDWSEGKWHPKAYRTRDVTFELLKNIASIDESIHVTSDSKKVVQKRPCLWNGVKRPCYLFARKFYPEALDNLMQLYSNSI, encoded by the exons ATGCCTGCTCCACGCCACAGAGCCCGCTCAAGAAGGCCTCTATGGATCATTGCCATGATATTGTTGGTCTGCACGATGCTAATTGTGCTATATGTTTATCCACCCCAGCGTTATTCAGCATGCTACTTGATGTCTTCCCATGTCTGTAGCCCTTTGATGGAGTGGCTTCCACCTGTGCGCACTAGGGTTTATTCTGATGATGAACTTGCTGCTCGTGTTGTGATTAGAGACATTCTATCAGCACCAGCTGTGGAGTCAAAGAATCCTAAAATCGCTTTTATGTTCTTAACAGCAGGTTCACTGCCCTTTGAAAAGCTCTGGGAGAAGTTTTTCCTG GGTTATGAAGGTAGATTCTCTATTTATGTGCATGCATCAACAGAAAAACCAGTACATGTGAGTCCTTTATTCATTGGCACGGATATCCATAGTGAAAAG GTGGCCTGGGGAAAAATTTCAATGGTTGAAGCAGAAAAGAGGTTATTGGTAAATGCACTTCAAGACACTGATAATCAGCATTTTGTGTTGCTCTCTGATAG TTGTGTGCCACTACACAATTTTGATTATGTATATAACTATCTGACGGGAACAAATATCAGCTTTATTGACTG TTTTGAGGATCCTGGCCCTCATGGAACAGGCAGATATTCTGAAAATATGTTGCCTGAGATTGAAAAAGAAGATTTCAGGAAGGGTGCACAG TGGTTCTCAATCAAGCGGCAACATGCTTTGCTAATTCTGGCTGATGGTGTTTACTATACAAAATTCAAGCTTTATTGCAGG atGGTTGATCCTGGTGGAATTGCGAATTGGTCAGTTACCCATGTAGATTGGTCTGAAGGAAAATGGCATCCAAAGGCTTATAGGACTCGAGATGTTACCTTTGAGCTCTTGAAAAATATTGCA TCAATCGATGAGAGCATTCATGTTACAAGTGATTCGAAG AAAGTAGTTCAGAAGAGACCTTGTCTATGGAACGGGGTGAAGAGGCCATGCTATTTATTTGCTAGAAAATTTTATCCTGAAGCTCTTGACAATTTGATGCAATTGTACTCCAATTCCATTTAA
- the LOC135596116 gene encoding glycosyltransferase BC10-like isoform X2, translated as MPAPRHRARSRRPLWIIAMILLVCTMLIVLYVYPPQRYSACYLMSSHVCSPLMEWLPPVRTRVYSDDELAARVVIRDILSAPAVESKNPKIAFMFLTAGSLPFEKLWEKFFLGYEGRFSIYVHASTEKPVHVSPLFIGTDIHSEKVAWGKISMVEAEKRLLVNALQDTDNQHFVLLSDSCVPLHNFDYVYNYLTGTNISFIDCFEDPGPHGTGRYSENMLPEIEKEDFRKGAQWFSIKRQHALLILADGVYYTKFKLYCRPGMEGRNCYSDEHYLPTLFHMVDPGGIANWSVTHVDWSEGKWHPKAYRTRDVTFELLKNIASIDESIHVTSDSKKR; from the exons ATGCCTGCTCCACGCCACAGAGCCCGCTCAAGAAGGCCTCTATGGATCATTGCCATGATATTGTTGGTCTGCACGATGCTAATTGTGCTATATGTTTATCCACCCCAGCGTTATTCAGCATGCTACTTGATGTCTTCCCATGTCTGTAGCCCTTTGATGGAGTGGCTTCCACCTGTGCGCACTAGGGTTTATTCTGATGATGAACTTGCTGCTCGTGTTGTGATTAGAGACATTCTATCAGCACCAGCTGTGGAGTCAAAGAATCCTAAAATCGCTTTTATGTTCTTAACAGCAGGTTCACTGCCCTTTGAAAAGCTCTGGGAGAAGTTTTTCCTG GGTTATGAAGGTAGATTCTCTATTTATGTGCATGCATCAACAGAAAAACCAGTACATGTGAGTCCTTTATTCATTGGCACGGATATCCATAGTGAAAAG GTGGCCTGGGGAAAAATTTCAATGGTTGAAGCAGAAAAGAGGTTATTGGTAAATGCACTTCAAGACACTGATAATCAGCATTTTGTGTTGCTCTCTGATAG TTGTGTGCCACTACACAATTTTGATTATGTATATAACTATCTGACGGGAACAAATATCAGCTTTATTGACTG TTTTGAGGATCCTGGCCCTCATGGAACAGGCAGATATTCTGAAAATATGTTGCCTGAGATTGAAAAAGAAGATTTCAGGAAGGGTGCACAG TGGTTCTCAATCAAGCGGCAACATGCTTTGCTAATTCTGGCTGATGGTGTTTACTATACAAAATTCAAGCTTTATTGCAGG CCTGGAATGGAAGGACGCAATTGCTATTCTGATGAGCATTATCTGCCAACTCTTTTCCAT atGGTTGATCCTGGTGGAATTGCGAATTGGTCAGTTACCCATGTAGATTGGTCTGAAGGAAAATGGCATCCAAAGGCTTATAGGACTCGAGATGTTACCTTTGAGCTCTTGAAAAATATTGCA TCAATCGATGAGAGCATTCATGTTACAAGTGATTCGAAG AAAAGATAG
- the LOC135596116 gene encoding glycosyltransferase BC10-like isoform X3, giving the protein MPAPRHRARSRRPLWIIAMILLVCTMLIVLYVYPPQRYSACYLMSSHVCSPLMEWLPPVRTRVYSDDELAARVVIRDILSAPAVESKNPKIAFMFLTAGSLPFEKLWEKFFLGYEGRFSIYVHASTEKPVHVSPLFIGTDIHSEKVAWGKISMVEAEKRLLVNALQDTDNQHFVLLSDSCVPLHNFDYVYNYLTGTNISFIDCFEDPGPHGTGRYSENMLPEIEKEDFRKGAQWFSIKRQHALLILADGVYYTKFKLYCRPGMEGRNCYSDEHYLPTLFHMVDPGGIANWSVTHVDWSEGKWHPKAYRTRDVTFELLKNIASIDESIHVTSDSKKVVQKRPCLWNGVKRPCYLFARKFYPEALDNLMQLYSNSI; this is encoded by the exons ATGCCTGCTCCACGCCACAGAGCCCGCTCAAGAAGGCCTCTATGGATCATTGCCATGATATTGTTGGTCTGCACGATGCTAATTGTGCTATATGTTTATCCACCCCAGCGTTATTCAGCATGCTACTTGATGTCTTCCCATGTCTGTAGCCCTTTGATGGAGTGGCTTCCACCTGTGCGCACTAGGGTTTATTCTGATGATGAACTTGCTGCTCGTGTTGTGATTAGAGACATTCTATCAGCACCAGCTGTGGAGTCAAAGAATCCTAAAATCGCTTTTATGTTCTTAACAGCAGGTTCACTGCCCTTTGAAAAGCTCTGGGAGAAGTTTTTCCTG GGTTATGAAGGTAGATTCTCTATTTATGTGCATGCATCAACAGAAAAACCAGTACATGTGAGTCCTTTATTCATTGGCACGGATATCCATAGTGAAAAG GTGGCCTGGGGAAAAATTTCAATGGTTGAAGCAGAAAAGAGGTTATTGGTAAATGCACTTCAAGACACTGATAATCAGCATTTTGTGTTGCTCTCTGATAG TTGTGTGCCACTACACAATTTTGATTATGTATATAACTATCTGACGGGAACAAATATCAGCTTTATTGACTG TTTTGAGGATCCTGGCCCTCATGGAACAGGCAGATATTCTGAAAATATGTTGCCTGAGATTGAAAAAGAAGATTTCAGGAAGGGTGCACAG TGGTTCTCAATCAAGCGGCAACATGCTTTGCTAATTCTGGCTGATGGTGTTTACTATACAAAATTCAAGCTTTATTGCAGG CCTGGAATGGAAGGACGCAATTGCTATTCTGATGAGCATTATCTGCCAACTCTTTTCCAT atGGTTGATCCTGGTGGAATTGCGAATTGGTCAGTTACCCATGTAGATTGGTCTGAAGGAAAATGGCATCCAAAGGCTTATAGGACTCGAGATGTTACCTTTGAGCTCTTGAAAAATATTGCA TCAATCGATGAGAGCATTCATGTTACAAGTGATTCGAAG AAAGTAGTTCAGAAGAGACCTTGTCTATGGAACGGGGTGAAGAGGCCATGCTATTTATTTGCTAGAAAATTTTATCCTGAAGCTCTTGACAATTTGATGCAATTGTACTCCAATTCCATTTAA